The Pelmatolapia mariae isolate MD_Pm_ZW linkage group LG10_11, Pm_UMD_F_2, whole genome shotgun sequence genome includes a region encoding these proteins:
- the utp11 gene encoding probable U3 small nucleolar RNA-associated protein 11: MSSFRKALKSRQRNHHERSQPGFRKQLGLLEKKKDYKLRADDYHKKQNTLAALRKKALEKNPDEFYFKMISSALQDGVHVIKKPKEQEEVTEEQKKMMRTQDINYVEMKRVAEVKKIERLKGELHLLDAESKPKNKHTFFVDSKKEVQSFNLADHLNTAPELVDRVYNRPSLGTLETKRIQGAVDPRALGKLAKQRKHQYKILSQRIDREKKMFVISQKIQTRKDLQDKFKKVKVKKETTSSAAIYKFEAKRKR; encoded by the exons ATGTCCTCGTTCAGAAAGGCACTGAAATCTCGACAGAGAAACCACCATGAAAGATCTCAG cCCGGCTTCAGGAAACAATTGGGATTGCTGGAGAAGAAGAAGGACTACAAACTCCGTGCAGA TGACTATCATAAGAAGCAGAACACACTCGCTGCTCTGCGAAAGAAAGCTCTGGAGAAGAACCCGGATGAATTTTACTTCAAGATGATCAGCTCTGCACTGCAG GATGGAGTTCACGTAATTAAAAAACCAAAAGAGCAGGAGGAGGTGACCGAGGAACAGAAGAAAATGATGAGGACGCAGGATATCAACTACGTGGAGATGAAAAGGGTTGCAGAAGTTAAG AAAATTGAGAGGCTGAAAGGAGAGCTCCATCTTCTGGATGCAGAGAGCAAACCAAAAAACAAGCACACATTTTTTGTGGACTCCAAAAAAGAAG TGCAGTCATTTAACCTGGCGGACCACCTCAACACAGCTCCGGAGCTGGTGGACAGAGTGTACAACAGACCAAGTCTGGGAACACTGGAAACCAAGAGAATACAGGGAGCTGTAGACCCGCGTGCTCTGGGG AAACTGGCAAAGCAAAGGAAACATCAATACAAGATACTTTCCCAGCGAAttgacagagaaaagaaaatgtttgtcATCAGCCAGAAAATTCAGACCCGTAAGGACCTGCAG GATAAGTTCAAGAAAGTGAAGGTAAAGAAGGAGACCACCAGTTCTGCAGCAATTTACAAGTTTGAAGCTAAGAGGAAACGTTGA